The sequence below is a genomic window from Lentimicrobium saccharophilum.
CCTCAGGAACCCGAAAAGCCCAAACCTGCGCTGGAATGGGCAAAGTATGATTTTGTACCCGGCACTGAGATTATTTTTGAAGACAATCAGGAAGGTGAGCAAAACGGTGAGTTTCCGAGCAAATGGGATTTGGCAGGCGGGGTTGTTGAAAATGCTTTTTTTGACAACTTAAGTGTAATTTTTTTCAGGGAGATTGGGAATACAGGTGGAATCACCCCTTTGCTTAAAGACAGCAAAAGTGATTACCTGCCTGATGAGTTTACCATTGAGTTTGATTGTTATTTCGAGAAAGAAGTTTACAACCAACGTTACTATGTGAGCTTTTATGCTGCGAAAAAGCAAAAAACAGTTTTAAAAAGGCTTGTTTTATCTACAAATCAAGCTCAATATGGTACAACTGATATTCAAGGTATTTATCCGGGTGCCAGTCGTTCAAATATTGACAAAAATGCCCGTTGGCGTCATATTGCGATTTCCTTCAATAAAAGAGCTTTAAAAGTTTATATGGATGATGCACGCCTGCTCAATATTCCTAATATTGAAGAAAATCCGACAGGGGTAACCCTTGGAACAACCAGTCAGAAAACAGGATACTACTTCATCAAAAACATCCGCATCGCTAAAGGAGCAGTTCCTCTATACGATAAGTTCCTTACCGATGGTAAGTTTGTCACCACCGGAATTAAATTTGATGTAAACAAAGCTACCATCAAACCCGAAAGTATGGGAACCATTAATTATGTAGTTAAGATGATGCAGGATCATCCGGAATTAAAATTCTCCGTCGAAGGCCATACCGACAGCGACGGCGACGATGCATCCAACATGAAGCTTTCAGAGGCCCGTGCCAAGGCAGTAATGGATAAACTTACTGAACTCGGAATTGCCAAAGATCGCCTTACTTCAAAAGGAAATGGTGAAAGCAAACCTATGGCAGCCAATGATACTCCCGAAGGTAAAGCGCAAAACCGCAGGGTAGAGTTTGTGAAGTTTTAACCGCAGCTGAATTAACAGAATGAGAAAATGGTTCATCGCCCTGATGGCAGTGTCTATGATATTGCCCGGCATTGCATCGGCCAACCGTGGCAAGATCAGAATAATTGAACATTTGTCCACCGAAAAAGCCCCGTCTGAAAAAATGCAATCGGAGGTGGCTGATAAGTGGATCAGGCACAATCAGATGATTGACCTGGTGGAGGCTGGTTATCTATCCCGGATTCAGGACCTGGCTTACAGGATTGGCAACAATCAGAATCTTGAAGTTGATCAGGATGCCGCCAATACTATGGAAAATTTTATTCTTTCGGCATCATTTAACTGTATACCTGATGAACTACCTGATGGAGTTGAAAATGAAGACCATCCGGGGATAATGGCATCTTATTACTTTGTTTTCCACTTTGAGCTCAGCGATCCGCAGACCAATGAGATTGTCAGCATGTATAAAGTTGACGCGAAATTTACCTCTGCCAACCGCTTAAGTGCTCAGGAACAGGCCGAACTCGCCTTAAAGTTGCTTGATGATCCGGGCATACCCAACATTGATCAGATTGAAGCTGATATTACTGCAAATGCCGATTACCACTCTGCAAGAATCCGCTATGCAGGAACAAGCGCAGCAAACGGTAAAAATACAGGAAAGGTAACGGTTTCCGGCATCAGGAATAATGTAATCGGGGAGGCAAAAAACAATCCCATATCGGGATTTGAACTCAGATGCGAAAAAGGAAAGTTTAAAAAAACCAATACCCGTTTTGTACGTTTTGAAGGTAATGAGTACTTTCACGGAGGGCCCAATTCCATAAGTTTTGACTACGAAACCTACAATTGTGCTGATTTTGAAAATGATAAAACCGAGGAAAGGTTTACTTTGGTTCAGATAAGCCGTTTTGCCGGAAATATAGAGGAGAAATTAGTTCAGGAAGAAGTGGTTGAATTTAATTGCGGGTCATACAATATTACAGCTCATTATTCAGCTCCCGGATTTGCCGATGCCAAAGTGGTGTGGAAAAATGTAAGTGTACTTATTCCCGATGATTTATCGAAAATACCGGTTTATCATGCCGAAGATTTCGAAAATGATGATGTTCCGGAAGTAATTATTCCCTATGCCATTAATATTCCTGACTATGGCATGGAATATTACCTGAGTGAGTGTATGGATGAACTTGAAATTCCCGAAATTATTAGTCTCAGAGCCGGCCGGCCGGGCGCAGTACTGTGGATTGAAAAAGGGGAGGAAGCGCTGAATAAATGTTCGGTTGAAAAAACTACTGAGAATCCTTTTGTACATCTGGTATTGCAGTTTGATCTCTATATTGGTGAAAATGAAGGCGATGGCGAACAAATTGCCGTGGGCACCGATTCGGAGTTTCCCGATGCCTATACATTTCCCTGGAAAAGTATAGATCCGGATATACTTGAAAAACTGCAAGCCGGGCAATTTGCCGAAAAGAAGCTCAGCAACCAGGCAGGAGCCACACTTACCATAACCTTTGATCCCAAATAGTTAGAGAAATTATACGTTTAACCCTTAAACCAAACACAATGAAAGCAAACGGAAAAACCGGAGTTGTACTTATGGCAGCAGCTGCCCTTTTCTTTACATCCTGCGGCGGAGGTGGCTCAAACATCAATCCCGACTCCAAAATGAGTGAAGTTGCCGGCGAAATGACTGGTATGAAAACCTATATGATTGAGTACAAGAGCACCCTAAACTCACCTGAGATCAAAAGCGTTACCAAAACCGTTCAGTGGGTTGATACCGAAAACGACCGTTACGCCTTCTTTTCGGAATCAGAAAGCGATTACATGGGAGAAAAACAGACCGATAACTCACTGATGATCATGAAAGATGGATACAGCTATATCATCAACCTCAAGGACAAAACCGGTTTTAAAAGCAAGGATGGCGATCTGGAAGATGATCCAACCGATGATGTTATGCCCGAGGATGATGTAACTTTCAGGCAGATGATTGAAGCCGACGGAGGGAAAATTATCGGAAATGAAAAATTCCTGGAAAGAGATTGTATAGTAGTAGAGATAAATCAGACCGATGACAACGAAGACCCCCTGCCTACCAAAATCTGGTACTACAAAGGCATCATGCTTAAAATGCAGAATTCCTTTACAACCATGGAAGCCGTCAGGTTTGAAGAAAACGCCGTCATTCCTGCCGAAAAGTTTGAAGTTCCTTCCGGAATTC
It includes:
- a CDS encoding OmpA family protein; its protein translation is MKKLLIAFLLLFFVVTTGLFAQVDLNRVVNRSMKKAERNVENRVERRLDRGVDKVLDKTEEGIDETVKGDGKDKKKEEAQSDSKDNGNKSGSKSDNKQAADNTAPVKDETPAPQEPEKPKPALEWAKYDFVPGTEIIFEDNQEGEQNGEFPSKWDLAGGVVENAFFDNLSVIFFREIGNTGGITPLLKDSKSDYLPDEFTIEFDCYFEKEVYNQRYYVSFYAAKKQKTVLKRLVLSTNQAQYGTTDIQGIYPGASRSNIDKNARWRHIAISFNKRALKVYMDDARLLNIPNIEENPTGVTLGTTSQKTGYYFIKNIRIAKGAVPLYDKFLTDGKFVTTGIKFDVNKATIKPESMGTINYVVKMMQDHPELKFSVEGHTDSDGDDASNMKLSEARAKAVMDKLTELGIAKDRLTSKGNGESKPMAANDTPEGKAQNRRVEFVKF